A stretch of Natronincola ferrireducens DNA encodes these proteins:
- a CDS encoding STAS domain-containing protein, which translates to MSLMINKNYDENNKMWDIKLTGEVDIYTAGTLKEAFKKMLEEKKETVKIDAISLEYIDSTGLGVLIGTLKKLKEEDKNIIIINMKPSIRKLLNITGLDKIFIIEG; encoded by the coding sequence ATGTCACTAATGATAAACAAAAACTATGATGAAAATAATAAAATGTGGGATATAAAACTAACGGGAGAAGTAGATATTTATACTGCAGGAACATTAAAGGAAGCTTTTAAAAAAATGTTGGAGGAAAAAAAAGAAACAGTAAAAATAGATGCTATAAGTCTAGAATATATTGATAGCACTGGACTAGGTGTACTAATAGGTACACTGAAAAAATTAAAAGAAGAAGACAAAAATATTATAATTATCAATATGAAACCTAGTATACGAAAACTATTAAATATTACTGGATTAGATAAAATTTTTATTATAGAGGGGTGA